A single genomic interval of Pochonia chlamydosporia 170 chromosome 7, whole genome shotgun sequence harbors:
- a CDS encoding translation initiation factor eIF-2B subunit beta (similar to Verticillium alfalfae VaMs.102 XP_003008918.1), whose protein sequence is MPSATPGYAPDLEKYLKSLRGQPLEAAVENLISLLKRRQIRGSEPCAVATAHILLQVVARSKWQDVDGLIDNVTRIGRRLVEAQPKELVIGNIVRRILSLIRDEAVEDRNELSSETQSEAPMTPPRGANPANLSLLQSPPSTYAKQDSAGDYLSNPAVSQTRPGPVPSYSSVNVPKSLFHLLSASPPSLGDGLGSPHRMSGASTPTRSAFQTSSQVHALRSEVIDGIEEIKDEISQVDDQIAALAEVQIRPGDHIMVHQPSPTVQRFVLRAAAKRKFTVLVVTEPLRKQSEEVQYANFRKKLSSSGITAINVMNSGLMAYMSRVNKVILGARSIVANGGAVTDAGAATIARAAREQGNAVVVLAGVYKLSPVNPFDEGSLIEWGDSSSFVSFADGSMVNNVEIRTPVTELVPAEFIDTYVTNLGTHSRDHLASLIADHYKQEDADFHLGVPSER, encoded by the exons ATGCCATCTGCTACTCCGGGCTATGCGCCTGACCTCGAGAAATATCTCAAATCCTTGAGAGGGCAGCCATTGGAGGCTGCCGTCGAGAACCTCATCTC TTTGCTCAAGAGGAGACAAATTCGAGGATCCGAACCATGCGCTGTTGCCACAGCCCATATTCTGCTACAAGTCGTTGCTCGATCCAAATGGCAAGACGTTGACGGCCTCATTGATAATGTCACGCGAATCGGTCGACGTCTGGTCGAGGCACAGCCTAAAGAGCTTGTCATTGGCAATATTGTACGACGAATTCTCTCCCTCATCCGTGACGAAGCCGTCGAAGATCGAAATGAGCTATCCAGCGAAACTCAGAGCGAAGCACCCATGACTCCTCCTCGCGGCGCGAATCCGGCAAACCTGTCACTACTCCAGTCGCCGCCCTCAACCTACGCGAAACAAGATTCAGCTGGAGACTACCTGTCCAACCCAGCGGTATCCCAAACAAGACCGGGGCCGGTACCATCGTACAGCTCTGTGAATGTTCCCAAGTCTCTCTTCCACCTCCTTTCTGCTTCCCCACCATCCCTTGGTGACGGCCTGGGATCGCCGCACCGAATGTCGGGTGCTTCTACCCCTACACGCAGTGCATTTCAGACTAGTAGCCAGGTCCATGCTCTACGATCAGAAGTTATTGACGGAATTGAAGAAATTAAGGACGAAATTAGCCAGGTGGATGACCAAATCGCGGCTTTAGCAGAGGTACAAATTCGTCCAGGAGATCACATCATGGTTCACCAACCTTCGCCCACGGTCCAGCGTTTTGTTCTTCGTGCAGCGGCCAAGCGCAAATTTACCGTCCTGGTTGTGACGGAACCTTTACGAAAGCAGAGTGAGGAAGTACAATACGCCAACTTTCGCAAGAAGCTGTCGAGCAGTGGCATTACGGCCATCAACGTCATGAACTCTGGTTTGATGGCTTACATGTCAAGAGTTAACAAGGTGATCCTTGGCGCCAGAAGCATTGTTGCAAACGGAGGGGCTGTTACGGATGCTGGAgctgccaccattgccagAGCCGCGCGTGAACAAGGCAACGCAGTTGTGGTCTTGGCCGGTGTTTACAAGCTTAGCCCTGTCAACCCCTTTGATGAAGGTTCGCTTATCGAGTGGGGAGACTCATCAAGCTTTGTTAGCTTTGCTGACGGAAGCATGGTCAATAATGTGGAAATCCGAACCCCCGTGACGGAGCTGGTGCCAGCCGAGTTCATCGACACATATGTCACCAATCT GGGTACCCACTCACGCGATCACCTCGCCAGCTTAATTGCAGACCACTACAAGCAGGAGGATGCTGATTTCCACCTCGGAGTCCCATCCGAACGATGA